The following proteins are co-located in the Silene latifolia isolate original U9 population chromosome 1, ASM4854445v1, whole genome shotgun sequence genome:
- the LOC141655027 gene encoding uncharacterized protein LOC141655027: MKICELDLLSVTGFQKGKMPFRYLGVPIQPGKISKKDCNSLVEKMVARIRSLGAKKLSYAGRVVLINSVLNTLYNYWAAMFVIPKAAIKRVETICRNFLWDSSTEYHRVPLVGWDKVTRPKTEGGLGIKKAEVWNVASVGKLVNWIYSKPDRLWIKWVDSIYLKGANWHDYTPPADSTWTWKSICKVKNKIRDGFIDNCWVPHHKGYTISNGYDWLMGPHPQQIWAPMVWSNWNLPKHSFISWVIMQEGLNTKAKLHAYGYCQDALCILCEDQAETTTHLFEECTYSCKVKQCIEAWTGRTFPTVSEVQSANDNRMLIKVLALILTSFRYVIWYHRNSARHNLCMLRPELVAKQLKEMLQQRIRSKAKEKDGLTELDIQARLGFI; encoded by the coding sequence ATGAAGATTTGCGAGTTGGACTTGCTATCTGTCACGGGGTTTCAGAAGGGGAAAATGCCCTTTAGATACTTAGGGGTGCCAATCCAACCTGGCAAGATATCAAAGAAGGACTGTAATAGCCTTGTTGAGAAAATGGTGGCTAGAATCAGAAGTCTTGGAGCTAAGAAGTTATCATATGCAGGCAGGGTGGTCCTCATAAACTCAGTCCTTAACACTTTATACAATTACTGGGCTGCTATGTTTGTTATACCAAAGGCTGCAATTAAAAGAGTTGAGACTATTTGCAGGAACTTTCTTTGGGATAGTAGTACTGAGTATCATAGAGTACCCCTGGTGGGATGGGATAAAGTTACTAGACCCAAAACTGAAGGTGGTTTAGGCATCAAAAAAGCTGAGGTTTGGAATGTAGCTTCTGTGGGCAAACTGGTGAACTGGATCTATTCTAAGCCTGATAGACTGTGGATTAAATGGGTAGATAGCATTTATCTCAAGGGTGCTAACTGGCATGATTACACCCCTCCAGCAGACTCTACTTGGACATGGAAAAGTATATGCAAGGTGAAGAATAAGATCAGAGATGGCTTCATTGATAACTGTTGGGTTCCTCACCATAAAGGGTATACTATTAGCAATGGTTATGACTGGCTGATGGGTCCACATCCTCAGCAAATCTGGGCTCCTATGGTGTGGAGCAACTGGAATTTACCTAAGCACTCCTTTATCTCTTGGGTGATCATGCAGGAAGGCCTAAACACTAAAGCTAAACTGCATGCTTATGGCTACTGTCAGGATGCTTTATGTATTCTGTGTGAAGATCAAGCTGAGACAACTACACATCTCTTTGAAGAGTGCACTTACAGCTGCAAAGTTAAGCAATGTATTGAAGCCTGGACTGGTAGGACTTTCCCTACTGTCAGTGAGGTTCAGTCTGCAAATGATAACAGGATGCTTATAAAAGTTCTGGCTCTGATACTAACATCATTCAGATATGTTATTTGGTATCATCGAAATTCTGCAAGGCATAACTTATGCATGTTGAGACCTGAGCTGGTTGCAAAGCAATTGAAGGAGATGCTGCAGCAGAGAATACGAAGTAAAGCAAAGGAAAAGGATGGCCTTACTGAACTGGATATCCAAGCAAGGCTAGGGTTCATTTGA